A single window of Aphidius gifuensis isolate YNYX2018 linkage group LG1, ASM1490517v1, whole genome shotgun sequence DNA harbors:
- the LOC122852463 gene encoding zinc finger protein 235-like — translation MTSMFDQQIKSEPMGFYSVASSRSDGSNSMVNLSDDREDLSQQESHIQSQQQGMHQQQQQQNQQQPQQSGQNGPSRQSTGQQTVKEGSRSKPQPCKICGKVLSSASSYYVHMKLHSGNKPYHCTVCEASFCRKPYLEVHMRTHTGERPFQCELCLKRFTQKSSLNTHKRVHTGERPYACDICQKRFAVKSYVTAHRWSHVAEKPLVCDRCSMTFTSKSQFAIHIRTHTANSTYECNICGRTFVRDSYLIRHQNRVHRDMSQGSANHNPPTPQSSGPQTPGTGFESPVCDLRYNEGTSALDGLGGKSVAIAAEIASLTKQNSLQLPVPLLHPQTTN, via the coding sequence ATGACGTCCATGTTTGATCAACAAATCAAAAGTGAGCCAATGGGATTTTATTCCGTTGCATCATCAAGATCAGATGGCTCAAATTCAATGGTCAATTTATCGGATGATCGTGAAGATTTATCACAACAAGAAAGTCATATACAATCACAACAACAGGGAatgcatcaacaacaacaacaacaaaatcaacaacaaccacaacaaTCTGGTCAAAATGGACCTTCACGTCAATCAACAGGACAACAAACAGTTAAAGAAGGATCAAGATCAAAGCCTCAACCATGTAAAATTTGTGGTAAAGTtttatcatcagcatcatcatatTATGTTCATATGAAACTTCATTCTGGCAATAAACCCTATCATTGTACTGTATGTGAAGCAAGTTTTTGTAGAAAACCTTATTTAGAAGTACACATGAGAACACATACAGGTGAACGACCATTTCAATGtgaattatgtttaaaaagaTTTACCCAAAAAAGCAGTTTAAATACTCATAAACGTGTACATACTGGTGAACGTCCATATGCTTGTGACATTTGTCAAAAACGTTTTGCTGTTAAAAGTTATGTAACGGCACATCGATGGAGTCATGTTGCTGAAAAACCATTAGTTTGTGACAGATGTTCAATGACATTTACATCAAAAAGTCAATTTGCTATTCATATTCGTACACATACAGCAAATTCAACATATGAATGTAATATTTGTGGACGTACATTTGTACGTGACAGTTATTTAATACGTCATCAAAATCGTGTACATCGTGATATGAGTCAAGGTAGTGCAAATCATAATCCACCAACACCACAAAGTTCTGGTCCACAAACACCTGGTACTGGTTTTGAAAGTCCTGTTTGTGATTTACGATATAATGAAGGTACATCAGCATTGGATGGACTTGGTGGTAAAAGTGTTGCAATTGCTGCTGAAATTGCAAGTTTAACAAAGCAAAATAGTTTGCAATTACCAGTACCATTGCTGCATCCTCAAACAACCAACTAG